In Gemmatimonadales bacterium, a genomic segment contains:
- a CDS encoding amidohydrolase family protein: MGAASFVNAHTHIYSGLAPLGMPAPARAPETFVQILERVWWRLDRAIDERSLRASARLYVAEALQHSTSALVDHHESPGFIDGSLDVLADVCQELGMRALLCFGATERNGGREEARRGLAECRRFIRDNDRPLVRGVVGLHASFTISDETVLEAAELCRELGTVTHVHMAEDRADVKDAQARGYAGPLERLHELGALPAGSILAHGVHLGPDEVREAAKSGCWIVQNPRSNRGNRVGYPGALRESARVALGTDGYVSDMRAEMTALMEEARAHGDDQRAAARRCGAGYAIIAERFGDTKQERVSGAFDLEAIRAEAAAEAPRLWKRMTEL, from the coding sequence GTGGGCGCCGCCAGCTTCGTCAACGCCCACACCCATATCTACTCCGGTCTTGCGCCGCTAGGCATGCCGGCGCCGGCGCGTGCGCCGGAGACCTTCGTCCAGATCCTCGAGCGCGTCTGGTGGCGCCTCGACCGCGCCATCGACGAGCGGTCGTTGCGCGCCTCGGCGCGCCTCTACGTCGCGGAAGCCCTGCAACACAGCACCAGCGCTCTGGTGGACCATCACGAGTCGCCGGGCTTCATCGACGGCTCGCTCGACGTGCTGGCGGACGTGTGCCAGGAGCTGGGCATGCGCGCCCTGCTCTGCTTCGGCGCGACCGAACGCAACGGCGGGCGCGAGGAGGCCCGTCGCGGGCTGGCCGAGTGCCGGCGCTTCATCCGCGACAACGACCGGCCGCTGGTGCGCGGCGTGGTCGGGCTGCACGCATCCTTCACCATCTCCGACGAGACCGTTCTCGAGGCCGCCGAGCTGTGCCGCGAACTCGGCACGGTGACCCACGTACACATGGCCGAGGACCGCGCCGACGTGAAGGACGCCCAGGCCCGCGGCTACGCCGGCCCGCTCGAGCGCCTGCACGAGCTTGGTGCCCTGCCGGCCGGCTCGATCCTGGCGCACGGCGTCCACCTTGGCCCCGACGAAGTGCGCGAGGCCGCGAAGTCGGGCTGCTGGATCGTGCAGAACCCGCGCTCCAACCGTGGCAACCGGGTGGGCTACCCCGGCGCCCTTCGCGAGAGCGCCCGGGTCGCGCTCGGCACCGATGGCTACGTCTCCGACATGCGCGCTGAAATGACGGCGCTGATGGAAGAAGCCCGCGCGCACGGCGACGATCAGCGCGCCGCCGCGCGCCGTTGCGGCGCCGGCTACGCGATCATCGCGGAGCGGTTCGGCGACACCAAGCAAGAGCGCGTCTCGGGGGCCTTCGACCTGGAGGCCATCCGCGCCGAAGCCGCCGCGGAGGCGCCGCGACTCTGGAAACGCATGACGGAGCTATGA